The Nocardiopsis composta genome includes the window GCCTCCCGCAGCGGTCACGGCGGCGTCGAGTCCCGGACCGCCGCCTTTCCCGGCCCGCGGCCGGGCACTCCGGGCGGCCACCCGCATACCCGGCAGTCTCTGAGACCGGCGTGAACCGGTCGGAGGCGGAACCGGAGACCTCCGCGGCGGCGCCGGCGTCGCGCCCGGAGCGGTCGCCTCCCCGGGGAGGAACGGAGGAGGGCCGGGAGAAGACGGCGCCCCATGGGCCCGGGGCGGGCGGAACCGCTCCCCGGACCGCACCGGGCCGGCGACTCGGGACACCGGCCCGCCGGCGGGGGGCGTCCCCTCGCCGCCCCTGCGCCCCCGGGGCGCGTCGGAGGCGCGGCTCCGGGGCGCGGATGCCCGGACGGGCCGCCCCGGCGTCCCCCGCCCGCCCTCCCGACGCCCGTCCGATGCCCGGATGCCGCCGCCCCGCCGCCGTCCCGGACGGCGGCGGGGCCGGGGGCCGGTTAGGGAAAGGGCGCGGCCGTCCGCGGAGCCGGAAGCCGTTCGACCGGAGCCGCTCGGCCGGAGAGGGCTGCCGGGCGTCCCGCGTTTCCCGGAGCGTCCTGCGTCCGCAAGACTGTTCCCCGCGCGGCCCGCGTCCGGCGGGCGGCACCGAGGGAAGGGGAGCGGGCGGTGGGCTTCGAGACCGCGGTGTGGCGCGCCATAGCGGTGTTCCGGGCGGCCTCCCTGGCCTACGCCTTCTACCAGGTGTTCACCCACCGGGAGCTGCTGCTCCACCCGCTGGGGGCGGTCGCGGTGCTGGCGGTGATGGCGGCCTGGACCGGGTTCGCCGGCTACGCCTACGGGCGGGGGCGGTTCGCCGAGCGGCGGCTGGCGGCGGCCGACGTCGCGATCGCGTTCGGCTGCATGGCCGCCACCTACGCCGTGGTGGAGCCGGGGTACCTGCGGATGGCCCCGCCGCTGACCACCACCTGGTTCGCCGCCGCCGCGCTGGCCTCGGCGGTGGTCGCGGGGCGCCGGTGGGCGCTCTGCGTCGCCCTGGGGCACGGGCTCGTCGACATCGCCGGCCGGGTGCTGCTCGGCCTGGACATCACCGCGGCGGTGCCGCGCGGCGTGGTGCTGCTGCTGTTGGCCGGGTACTCGATGGGCTACCTCGCGCACTACGCGCTCCGCGCCGAGCGGCGGCTCGCCGAGGCGGTCGCGATCGAGGCCCGCACCTCCGAGCGGGAGCGGCTGGCCCGGTCCATCCACGACTCGGTGCTGCAGGTGCTGGCGATGGTGAGCCGGCGCGGCGCGGAGATCGGCGGTGAGGCCGCCGAACTCGGCCGGCTCGCCGGCGAGCAGGAGGTCCGGCTGCGCGCCCTGATCAGCAGCGGCCCGCCGGCCCGCCCGGCCGGCCCCGAGGATGCGGCGTCCCCGGCGGAGAACCGCGCCCCGATCCGCCCCGGGGGGAGCGGGAGCGACCCCTCCGGCGGCGGCGACCTGCGCGCCGCGCTGGCCGGATACGAGTCGTCGCGGGTCACCTTCTCCGCCCCCGCCGACCCGGTGCCGCTGCCCGCCGACGCCGTCGAGGAGATCGCCGCCGCGGTGGGCGCCGCGCTGGCCAACGTCGAGCGGCACTGCCCGCCGGAGACCCGCGCCTGGCTCTTCCTGGAGGACGAGGGCGATGCGGTCACCGTGACCGTCCGAGACGACGGGCCGGGCATGCCGCCCACCCGGCCCGCCGAGGCCCGGGCCCAGGGCCGCCTCGGCCTCGCCCAGTCGATCCGCGGCCGCATCCGCGACCTGGGCGGGGAAACCGAGATCACCACCGCCCCCGGCGAGGGGACCGAGATCGAGATGCGCATCCCGCTCTCCCCGGACGCCCGGAGCTGAGGCCGCCACCGGGCCGCCTCCGCATCCCGCCGCCGGACCGGTACCCCGGGGCGTCCCGGTGCCGTGCCGGGCGACACCGAGGCGGAACCGGCCGGACGGGACCGGTGGCCGCCGGACGGCCCGATGGGGGCCACCTCGTGGCGCGCGCGGCGGCGACCGGCGGGGACCCACCGGGAGGGTCCGCCGCCGGGCGCGCCCGAGTAGCGCGCCCCGCCGGACCGCGCGGGCGCCGGGGGGCGGAGACGGCGGGGGGGAGCGCTCTCGCAGGGGAACCGGATACCACCGGCCCGAGCGGCGACCCGGCGCAGAGCACGGCCCTGCTCCCCGGCGGCCCGCCCGGCGCCGGCGTTCTCCGCCGGGGCGGCCGCGGCGCGGAGCCGCTGCCGGGGGGACTGCCGGGTATGCGGCCGGCCCTCGAGGGCTCGACCGCGGGGCGCCGCCGTTCCTCCGCTGGCATCGACCGCTGCGGCTCGGTGCCGGTGAGCGGTCCTCGGCCGGCCGGTACACCGGCGGAAGGCGGGCGATGCCCTCGGGCGGGCGGGAAAGCGAGGCCCCGTCCCACCGAGTTCTCCGTCGGTTCCGTGGGGCAGGAGTCGCGGTCGTACCGGCGTTGAGGACATGCCCGGGGGTTCCGGTTCTTCGGCGGATCGGGTGCATCGCTGCCGCCGGTCGTGCGCGGGACCCGTACGCCCCGGGGCCGCACGCCCGCGCCGGTCCGCCGGCCGAACCGGAAGCGGGCCGGCATGGCCGCCGCGCCGCCGATGCCGCCGGGTCCGGCATCGACCGGGCCTGCGCCGGCGATCGGCCGGCGTGGCCGCTCCCGGCCCGTGCCGCCTTGGAGACCGTCCTCCATGCCTGCGGAACCAGCGGAAAACTCAGTGGTGTCCTGAGTCGTTGTTTCGATGGTGACCAGGACGGGCCCTGCCGGTACCGTCCAGTGTCCGGCCCCGCCTCCAGCGGTCTGCGCCCGCCCGGGACGTTCCGCCCCGGAATCCTCATCGGATCAGCGGCTCAGGGCACGGGGGACGGCCGCCTCGCGGGCCGGACCGGGGGATCACCCGCATACCCGATGGTCTCGGAGCAGGGGGAGGCAGCCGCGGGAAGCGCCCCGGCTCCGGGGCGGAGCGGGCGGCGGTGCGCGGATCCGGGAGGATTCCCGCGGAAGGTGAACCGGGCCGCCGGCGGCGGCTACGCACCCGGGGTGGAGGATCTGCGTCCGCGGGCCGGCCGGGACGGCCGGCGCCGGGCACCGGTCGGGCTTCGCCCCGGTCGGCGCCCCGGCGGCGGCGCGCAGGCTCGGGGCGCGGAGGCCCTGCCCGACAGGGAGAGGACGGGAGGAATGACGGCTCTGCTCGGCCCGGCGGTGGCCGGCACGCTGCGCTACGAGGCGCTGATGGCCCTCCGCCGCAGGGCGGTGTGGTACACGCTGCTGCCGCTCTCCCTGCTGGCCCTGGTCATGGTCGCCGGGGCGCCGGCCTCGGCCGAGGGCGCGCACCGGGCGGGCGACGCCGCCCTGAAGGTGTCGCTGTTCTGCCTGCCCGGCGTGGCCGCCGCGTTCGTGGACCGGCTGGCCCGGGGGAACGGCGGCGGCATGGGCGAACTGCTCGCCGCGGCGCCGTTCCGCGGAGCCGCCCACCTGGTGGCGCGGCTCGCCGCGCCGCTCGCGGTCGCGCTGCTCCCGCTGCTCCTGGTGATGCTGGCCGCCGGCGCCCTGGGGGCGGTGGAGGACGGCGGGGCGGCTCCGCTGAGGGCGGCGCTGCTCGGGTTCGCGGTCGTGGTGCTGCCGGGGGCGGCGGCGGGCGCCGCGTTCGGCGCCCTGGCGGGGCTGCTGATGCCGCCGGTCCTGGCCCGGGTGGCCGCCGTGCTGGCCTGGTGCTGGGCCACCATCGCCACACCGCGGTTCAGCCCGGTGCCCACGCCCACCGGGACCCTGCTCTCCCCACTGGGCGGCTACCCCGGGGCGGCCTGGCTGGGCCAACCGGAGGTGCTGGCCCACCGCTTCCTGGACGGCCCGCTGAGTCCGCCGGTCGGCACCGGGACGGCCCTGCTCAACCTGGCCGCCGTCGCCGGGACCACGACGCTGTTCGTCGCGGCGGCCGGGCTGCTTCTCGCCGGGCGCCGCTGAGAGACTGTCGGGTATGCGGCCGGTCG containing:
- the macS gene encoding MacS family sensor histidine kinase: MGFETAVWRAIAVFRAASLAYAFYQVFTHRELLLHPLGAVAVLAVMAAWTGFAGYAYGRGRFAERRLAAADVAIAFGCMAATYAVVEPGYLRMAPPLTTTWFAAAALASAVVAGRRWALCVALGHGLVDIAGRVLLGLDITAAVPRGVVLLLLAGYSMGYLAHYALRAERRLAEAVAIEARTSERERLARSIHDSVLQVLAMVSRRGAEIGGEAAELGRLAGEQEVRLRALISSGPPARPAGPEDAASPAENRAPIRPGGSGSDPSGGGDLRAALAGYESSRVTFSAPADPVPLPADAVEEIAAAVGAALANVERHCPPETRAWLFLEDEGDAVTVTVRDDGPGMPPTRPAEARAQGRLGLAQSIRGRIRDLGGETEITTAPGEGTEIEMRIPLSPDARS